The following coding sequences lie in one Lolium perenne isolate Kyuss_39 chromosome 2, Kyuss_2.0, whole genome shotgun sequence genomic window:
- the LOC127332048 gene encoding putative E3 ubiquitin-protein ligase SINA-like 6 — protein MDAAGVGVGVVMAAAGHALNGDPGWERVGCEECEVGREGDAAVHGTPVVISTRLDMFLQSCPVLIVVCLVLCHPHSSTHNRKRSTRFPKMFSSPESRANMRISPMEAGDHSGGNGKRARGDEEVKPEEGEVVMQDGDEGRNALAVVEAQAPMADQPQMDLRMDVALLHCQACLLPLKPPVFKCEAAGHVVCCYCRAGHGDICSRANTHCGELDAVVGAAKVPCPYKVFGCERYVVYHESADHQRVCQCAPCACPEPGCAYMGSRGMLLDHFAAAHSRLATALRYGRSWNLSFPLSHRWHVLVGEEDKSVFLLILGALGAATAVSLVCVRADGAPVPQFWCKLSVERPGDDKDKLVLMASTVGTSALTGGAPAPGKGMFLAVPQELLYGDMLALCIRIDQLRPAAAAPSPSPRSTTPQARIPRKTVFV, from the exons ATGGACGCCGCCGGGGTCGGGGTTGGGGTCGTAATGGCGGCGGCGGGGCATGCACTCAACGGCGACCCTGGTTGGGAACGAGTCGGGTGTGAAGAGTGTGAGGTGGGGCGAGAGGGGGACGCCGCAGTACACGGGACTCCAGTAGTTATTAGTACCAGACTAGATATGTTTCTTCAGTCGTGTCCAGTTCTCATTGTTGTTTGTCTAGTGCTCTGTCATCCCCACTCCTCTACCCACAACCGAAAGAGGAGCACTCGGTTCCCCAAAATGTTCTCCTCTCCGGAGTCCCGGGCGAATATGAGGATCTCGCCAATGGAGGCCGGGGATCACAGCGGCGGCAACGGCAAGAGGGCGAGAGGGGATGAGGAGGTGAAGCCGGAGGAAGGAGAAGTGGTGATGCAGGACGGAGATGAAGGTAGAAATGCCTTGGCGGTGGTGGAGGCGCAGGCGCCCATGGCGGATCAGCCGCAGATGGACCTCAGGATGGACGTGGCTCTGCTCCACTGCCAGGCCTGCCTCCTTCCCCTCAAACCCCCCGTCTTCAAG TGCGAGGCCGCCGGGCACGTCGTGTGCTGCTACTGCCGGGCCGGCCACGGCGACATCTGCAGCCGCGCCAACACCCACTGCGGCGAGCTGGACGCGGTCGTCGGCGCCGCCAAGGTGCCCTGTCCCTACAAGGTGTTCGGCTGCGAGCGCTACGTCGTGTACCACGAGAGCGCGGACCACCAGCGCGTGTGCCAGTGCGCGCCGTGCGCCTGCCCGGAGCCCGGCTGCGCGTACATGGGCTCCCGCGGGATGCTGCTCGACCACTTCGCCGCCGCCCACTCGCGCCTCGCCACCGCGCTCCGGTACGGCCGCTCCTGGAACCTCAGCTTTCCCCTCTCCCACCGCTGGCACGTCCTCGTCGGGGAGGAGGACAAGAGCGTGTTCCTCCTGATCTTGGGCGCGctgggcgccgccaccgccgtctcGCTGGTCTGCGTCAGGGCGGACGGCGCCCCGGTGCCACAGTTCTGGTGCAAGCTCTCCGTCGAGCGCCCGGGCGACGACAAGGACAAGCTGGTTCTCATGGCCTCCACGGTGGGAACCAGCGCGCTCACCGGTGGCGCGCCGGCGCCAGGCAAGGGAATGTTCTTGGCGGTGCCCCAGGAGCTGCTCTACGGCGACATGCTCGCGCTCTGCATCCGCATTGATCAGCTCCGAcctgccgccgctgctcccagtcCCAGCCCCAGGTCGACGACACCACAAGCAAGGATACCCAGGAAGACTGTGTTCGTTTGA